TCGTTGTCGTTGTCGTTGTCGTTGTCGACATTATCGTAGTGCCCCGAATTGCATCGCTTCTCCGATTACGATTACGACAACGACAACGACAACGACAACGACAACGATGGTGTCTGCGTTTAACTTGTTCTCGACTCGTTACTGCCGGCCCGCACGCAGGCTTTACCCGTCGCGATAACCCAGCCGCGCAAGGGCCGCCTCGTCGCTGGACCAGCTCTTCTTGACCTTGACCCAGACCTCCAGGTGCACCGAGCAGCCGAAGAGCTTCTGCATCTCCAGGCGCGCCTGGGTGGCGGTCGCCTTCATGGCCTCGCCGCCGCGGCCGATCAGGATCGCCTTCTGCCCCGGGCGCTCGACCCAGATCAGGGCATTGATCCGGTAACGCCCGTCCACCGCTTCAAAGCGCTCGATCTCCACCGTGGTGCGATAGGGCAACTCCTCACCGTAGCGCTGGACCAGTTGCTCACGCAGCAGTTCGGCGGCAAAGAAGCGCTCCGAGCGGTCCGTGATCTGGTCCTGCGGGTACTTGAACTCACCCTCGGGCAGGGCGGCGATCACCGATCGCTCCAGGGCCTCGATCCCGTCGCCGCGAGCGGCGGAGACCGGCACCAGTGACCGGAACCCGTAGCGCGCTGCCAGCGTCTCCAGGTACGGCAACAGGACCGACTTGTCGGGTATCCCATCGACCTTGTTGATCACCGCAATGGCGGGCAGCGCGGCAGTGGTCAGGGCCTCCAGGGCCAGTGCGTCCTCGTCGGTCCAACGCAGGGCCTCGACCACCAGCAGTACCAGGTCCGTATCGCCGATGGCCGTGCGGGCGGCCCGGTTGAGATAGCGATTGAGCGCACCCTCGCCGCGGCGATGGATACCCGGCGTATCGACGAACAGGATCTGACCCTCGGGTCTGGTCTTGATACCCAGGATCGCGTGGCGGGTGGTCTGCGCCTTGTGGGAGGTAATGGCCAGCTTCTGGCCCAGGATACGATTGAGCAGCGTGGACTTGCCCACGTTGGGCCGCCCGATGAGCGTAACGTAGCCGCAGCGCGTCAATGCCGGATCAGCCATGGGCGACCTGTCCTTCAAATTGAATGAGCATGGCCTCGGCAGCGGCCTGTTCAGCGCGCCGTCGACTGCTGCCCTCACCCCGACTCAGACGCCCGTCATCCGGCAGAACGCAACTGACGGTGAAGCTCTGGGCGTGCTGGGTGCCGCCGACCGTCAACACCTCATACTCGGGGATGGGGCGGCGGCGCGCCTGCAGGAGTTCCTGTAGTCGGGTCTTGGGGTCCTTGCTCGCGTGCGCGTCGTTGAGTTGCGCCAGCGAGGCACGAAAGAGGTTCAGAACCACGGTGCGCGCCCGATTGAATTCCCCGTCCAGATAGATGGCCCCCAGGACCGCCTCCAGGGCATCCGCCAGGATGGAGTCGCGGGTATGGCCGCCGGTGCGCAGCTCGCCCGCGCCCAGGCGCAGGTAGTCGCCCAGCTCCAGCCCACGGGCGAGTTGCGCCAGGGACTCGCGTTTGACCAAAGCGGCACGCATCCGGCTCAGGGTCCCCTCGTCGGCGTGCGGGAAGCGGCCTACCAGGGCCTCGGCAATGGTGAAGCCGATCAGGGCATCGCCGAGAAATTCCAGCCGCTCATTGTTGACGGCACCGGCACTGCGGTGGGTGAGGGCCTGCTGGAGCAGGTCCGCACGGGCGAAGGGGTGACCCAGGGCGCGGGCCAAACGGCGGCTGTCCGTACTCACCGCCCCTTGACCACAACCGTGTGGTTGAAGGTCAGCACCGCATCGACGTTGAAAAAGAGATGCTCGCGCTGCTCGTATTTCAGCGTCACATCGAAGGCATCCTCACCGGCCTTCTTGAAGGAGAAGGCATTGACACCAACGGCGCGGACGTCATTGACCATCATGCGATTCTCCAGGACCCGCATGATCGCCTGTTTACCTCCCAGGATAGGCTCCGGCGACTCCGCGACCCCATTCATGATGGATTTCATGGTCATGTAGCTCATATAGGAGGGACCGAGCTTGAACAGCACGGTCACGACGAAGATGACCACCACGAGGACGAACAGTATGCCGCTCATCCCCATTCCCTGCTGTCGGGCCGGCATCTTAGTCATATCGATCACCCCTCACTGAAATCAGATTAGCGAATCAGGTTGCCGAGCCGGCCCCAGGCAATGGGCGGAAAGCCGTCGCGTTCGCCGTCCCAGTGCATCCAGATGGCAAAGGCCTTGCCGACCAGGTTTTCCTCGGGAACGAACCCCCAGCAGCGGCTGTCATTGCTGTTGTCACGATTGTCGCCCATGACGAAGTAAAACCCAGGCGGTACCTGCACCGGCCCAGCGGCAAGCACGCGACACCCGGGCGGCAGGTCCGGCAGACCCTGGCGGACCAGGGTGTGGTGCTCCACGCCGGCGAGCGTCTCCACCGCCTCCCGGGCGCCGGTCATACCCGCCCCGGACGCCACCCCGGTGTAGCGTCCAAGCGCCACTTGACCCTGGGGCTTGCCGTTGAGGTAGATGGTCTTGTCGCGATAGAAGACCTCGTCACCCGGGACCCCGATGATCCGTTTGATGTAGTCGGTCTTGCCGTCCTGCGGGTACTTGAAGACCACCACGTCACCGTGCCGGGGTTCCCCGACAGGCAGAAACTTGAAATTGAGGACCGGCAGGCGCAGCCCATAGGCAAACTTGTTGACCAGGATAAAATCCCCGGTCAGCAGGGTCGGCATCATCGAGTTGGAGGGGATGCGAAAGGGCTCGACCACAAAGGAGCGCAACAACAGGACGACGAGGATCACCGGGAAAAACGAGCGGGCATACTCAACCAGGATGGGCTCGCGCCCCCCGGCCGGACCCGGCACCGCGACCACAGACCCATCCGTCGGCGCCAAGGCGCGACGCCGCGGCGCGAAAACCAGGGCATCCACCAGCCAGATGCCGCCGGTGACGGCGCAGGCCAGCACCAAAAAGGCTGGAAAATCAAAATTCATGGATATCTCAGTGTAGAAAACTCAAGGTGCCCCGGTGCGTCCGTCAATTATCCTTGCCCACCTGGAGCACGGCAAGGAAGGCCTCCTGAGGGATCTCGACCCGGCCGACCTGTTTCATGCGCTTCTTGCCCTTCTTCTGTTTGTCCAGGAGCTTGCGCTTGCGCGAGACATCGCCCCCGTAGCACTTGGCCAACACGTTCTTGCGCAGGGCCTTGACGGTCGTGCGGGCGATGATCTTGCTGCCGATGGCGGCCTGGATGGCCACCTCGAACATCTGCCGCGGGATCAACTCCTTCATCCGTACGGTGATATCCTGGCCGCGGGACTGCGACACCGCACGGTGCACGATGGTCGAGAGCGAGTCGACCTTGTCGCCGTTGATCAGGACATCGAGCTTCACCAGGTCGGAGGCCTGAAAGCGCTTATGCTCGTACTCGAAGGAGGCATAGCCGCGGCTGGCCGACTTGAGGCGGTCGAAGAAATCGAGCACGACCTCGGCGAGCGGCAGTTCATAGGTCACCTGGACCTGGCCGCCCAGGTACTGGATCTGCTTCTGCACCCCGCGCTTCTCGATGCACAGGTTGATCACGTTACC
The DNA window shown above is from Candidatus Thiodictyon syntrophicum and carries:
- the era gene encoding GTPase Era, giving the protein MADPALTRCGYVTLIGRPNVGKSTLLNRILGQKLAITSHKAQTTRHAILGIKTRPEGQILFVDTPGIHRRGEGALNRYLNRAARTAIGDTDLVLLVVEALRWTDEDALALEALTTAALPAIAVINKVDGIPDKSVLLPYLETLAARYGFRSLVPVSAARGDGIEALERSVIAALPEGEFKYPQDQITDRSERFFAAELLREQLVQRYGEELPYRTTVEIERFEAVDGRYRINALIWVERPGQKAILIGRGGEAMKATATQARLEMQKLFGCSVHLEVWVKVKKSWSSDEAALARLGYRDG
- the rnc gene encoding ribonuclease III; this encodes MSTDSRRLARALGHPFARADLLQQALTHRSAGAVNNERLEFLGDALIGFTIAEALVGRFPHADEGTLSRMRAALVKRESLAQLARGLELGDYLRLGAGELRTGGHTRDSILADALEAVLGAIYLDGEFNRARTVVLNLFRASLAQLNDAHASKDPKTRLQELLQARRRPIPEYEVLTVGGTQHAQSFTVSCVLPDDGRLSRGEGSSRRRAEQAAAEAMLIQFEGQVAHG
- a CDS encoding DUF4845 domain-containing protein, yielding MSGILFVLVVVIFVVTVLFKLGPSYMSYMTMKSIMNGVAESPEPILGGKQAIMRVLENRMMVNDVRAVGVNAFSFKKAGEDAFDVTLKYEQREHLFFNVDAVLTFNHTVVVKGR
- the lepB gene encoding signal peptidase I; amino-acid sequence: MNFDFPAFLVLACAVTGGIWLVDALVFAPRRRALAPTDGSVVAVPGPAGGREPILVEYARSFFPVILVVLLLRSFVVEPFRIPSNSMMPTLLTGDFILVNKFAYGLRLPVLNFKFLPVGEPRHGDVVVFKYPQDGKTDYIKRIIGVPGDEVFYRDKTIYLNGKPQGQVALGRYTGVASGAGMTGAREAVETLAGVEHHTLVRQGLPDLPPGCRVLAAGPVQVPPGFYFVMGDNRDNSNDSRCWGFVPEENLVGKAFAIWMHWDGERDGFPPIAWGRLGNLIR